The following are from one region of the Leptospira selangorensis genome:
- a CDS encoding TetR/AcrR family transcriptional regulator, with protein MDPKKKIVRNPVQDRSIARKENLIEAAYKLVKRNGYDETGIRDIVEEAGVSIGTFYSYYKDKNDIALEVIRKYSEEFYGNLAAETISSLPENADMPRIILEILTRMRKSALKNKKLHKEFAILSLADQTLSIAVKKIERERIGTEVFKLIQYFGKNRKLRSEPASLLIAQRAMDDIITYMVLQGFDIPDDKILEETAIMIGKYLEVS; from the coding sequence ATGGATCCAAAGAAAAAGATAGTCCGAAATCCAGTGCAAGATCGTTCCATTGCCCGAAAAGAGAACCTTATAGAAGCAGCCTATAAGCTCGTAAAACGTAACGGATACGACGAAACTGGAATACGCGACATAGTGGAAGAAGCAGGAGTTTCTATTGGAACATTCTACTCCTACTATAAGGATAAAAACGATATCGCATTGGAAGTTATCCGAAAATACAGCGAAGAATTTTACGGAAATCTTGCCGCGGAAACCATCAGTTCCCTTCCTGAAAACGCAGATATGCCCAGGATCATTCTGGAAATATTGACCAGAATGCGTAAATCCGCATTAAAAAACAAAAAACTACATAAAGAATTTGCGATACTTTCCCTTGCAGACCAAACACTTTCGATCGCTGTAAAAAAAATAGAAAGAGAAAGAATAGGAACGGAAGTTTTCAAACTGATACAATACTTCGGAAAAAATAGAAAACTAAGATCCGAACCTGCTTCACTTTTAATCGCCCAAAGAGCAATGGACGATATCATAACATACATGGTCCTACAAGGATTCGATATTCCGGATGATAAGATCCTAGAAGAGACTGCAATTATGATCGGAAAATATTTAGAGGTCTCTTAA
- a CDS encoding alpha/beta hydrolase family protein: MGYLISKFYPLLIFAIFSISVWNCGKIEKGRFFNDQAYHFQTLRALNDVRSDGAETGEVLEAVKNIKEGDPQSWFYGWENAGNRVLERADKIQDPISKGQAYLRAHNYLRTAEFFLDPDDEKRQSAFDKSVKVFHKGLDNLGVKYEKIQVPYGEHKLNAIYYPGPAGADKKPLIVFVGGFDSTLEELYFVIVRAAYERGFSVLTYEGPGQGSVLRKQNLGFTPEWEKPTKAVLDTFLTSHTKHPKMILVGMSLGGYLAPRAAAFDKRFDGVVAYDVLYNFGEVAERTVPGIILWLEKQNYNNLIEFLVKIKSSFSPSFSWGVKNGRWTMKTANSVETLKAFRTYSLESSAEKITQEVLILAATEDHFIPLKQVEDFKRKLTNAKSVTSVIYDRASGGAEHCQLGAQALWQADFFDWMKRFEKK; this comes from the coding sequence ATGGGATATTTAATAAGTAAATTTTATCCACTATTGATTTTTGCGATATTTTCAATTTCAGTCTGGAATTGCGGTAAAATCGAAAAGGGACGCTTTTTTAATGACCAAGCATATCATTTTCAAACCCTAAGAGCCTTAAATGATGTTAGGAGTGATGGGGCAGAAACCGGAGAGGTTTTGGAGGCAGTTAAGAATATCAAGGAAGGAGATCCTCAGTCTTGGTTTTACGGTTGGGAAAATGCGGGGAATCGGGTATTAGAGAGAGCAGATAAGATACAAGATCCGATAAGTAAGGGCCAGGCGTATTTGAGGGCTCATAATTACTTACGCACTGCAGAATTCTTTTTAGATCCTGATGATGAAAAAAGACAGTCCGCCTTCGATAAATCCGTAAAAGTTTTTCACAAGGGTTTGGATAATCTTGGAGTAAAATATGAAAAGATCCAAGTTCCGTACGGTGAACACAAACTAAATGCGATTTACTATCCAGGACCTGCAGGTGCGGATAAAAAACCTTTGATCGTTTTTGTTGGAGGTTTTGATTCTACTTTAGAAGAATTATATTTTGTTATTGTTCGTGCGGCATATGAGAGAGGATTCAGTGTGCTTACGTACGAGGGGCCTGGCCAAGGTTCCGTTTTAAGAAAACAAAATTTAGGTTTTACTCCTGAATGGGAAAAACCAACGAAAGCCGTGTTAGATACTTTCTTAACTTCTCATACAAAACATCCTAAAATGATCTTGGTTGGAATGAGTTTAGGGGGATATCTTGCTCCTCGCGCTGCCGCATTTGACAAAAGATTTGATGGGGTGGTAGCCTATGACGTTCTATACAATTTTGGAGAAGTTGCAGAGCGCACAGTTCCTGGGATCATTCTTTGGTTGGAAAAGCAGAATTATAATAATCTAATCGAGTTTCTCGTTAAGATCAAATCTTCCTTTTCTCCTAGTTTTTCCTGGGGAGTGAAAAACGGAAGATGGACCATGAAAACTGCAAATTCGGTTGAGACCTTGAAAGCGTTTCGGACTTACAGTTTGGAGTCCTCTGCAGAAAAGATCACCCAAGAGGTCCTGATCCTTGCGGCGACCGAGGATCATTTTATCCCGCTTAAACAAGTCGAAGATTTTAAACGTAAATTAACGAATGCAAAAAGTGTTACTTCAGTAATTTATGATCGGGCATCCGGTGGTGCGGAACATTGCCAATTGGGCGCTCAGGCCTTATGGCAAGCGGACTTTTTTGACTGGATGAAAAGATTCGAAAAGAAATGA
- a CDS encoding STAS domain-containing protein, translated as MANLTFNEKVDGSKLILTVAGEIDAKTAPDLKIKLEAAVGNGIKTIICDCSALTYIASAGIGVLNSIQKFLKEKSGEIVFCSLKKEVKDTMELMYFTKKVRVFPSLNDALGGV; from the coding sequence ATGGCGAACCTCACATTTAACGAAAAAGTGGACGGAAGCAAATTGATCCTCACAGTCGCAGGAGAAATCGATGCTAAAACTGCTCCGGATCTGAAAATTAAATTGGAAGCAGCGGTAGGGAACGGGATCAAAACGATCATCTGCGATTGTTCGGCTCTTACTTACATCGCATCTGCAGGGATTGGTGTTCTAAACTCCATCCAAAAATTCTTGAAAGAAAAATCCGGAGAGATCGTTTTTTGCAGTCTCAAAAAAGAAGTAAAGGATACGATGGAACTGATGTATTTCACCAAAAAGGTGAGAGTATTTCCCTCTTTAAATGACGCGTTAGGCGGAGTTTAA
- a CDS encoding ATP-binding protein: MDFSPEKILYYSVDLDELSKIRGEVREFLGTDCSDIVKGRIVFCLDEAMTNVIEHGFTEPDSSKIELRMKKNKGSWKFSILDQGVPFDPTKEKSETWKELYESGADGGFGLRSIKKIMVVRYQRLKNPPRNKLTLIHTR, from the coding sequence ATGGATTTCTCTCCGGAAAAAATCCTATATTACTCCGTCGATCTAGACGAACTTTCCAAAATTCGTGGAGAGGTCCGCGAATTTTTGGGGACAGACTGTTCGGATATAGTCAAGGGCAGGATCGTATTCTGCCTAGATGAAGCTATGACTAACGTAATAGAACATGGATTTACGGAGCCTGACTCTTCTAAAATCGAGTTAAGAATGAAAAAGAATAAAGGAAGCTGGAAGTTCTCCATTCTGGACCAAGGTGTTCCTTTCGATCCCACCAAAGAAAAAAGCGAAACTTGGAAGGAATTATATGAAAGCGGTGCAGATGGAGGTTTCGGATTACGTTCCATTAAAAAAATAATGGTCGTACGTTACCAACGTCTCAAAAATCCCCCGCGTAATAAACTTACTCTGATCCATACGAGATAA
- a CDS encoding PP2C family protein-serine/threonine phosphatase, whose product MIKNKFLRAVLPGIRAKLSFFTAALVISILGFTSIIHYSQQTKALEEKLESELKAPLEYVNSVVLDLENLSRSMILIEEFKVRVKEKKKQLSKFKRTVVQKEGGLFGALKAFGQSIGLNVKRGNVYKSVDTYFTRYLSEKEIQEFESKVRNELRKENGAPIDGPVYEKIRAIAEKTALARISAETSKTRIEEITEEVKFLDTELAKADLDPKKKKTYLADKDKLEKERKAAEKAIPDGEKKAASGETALTKALQNFFRGSFKDRISSLGLLPDKIRILAYDSAGKETLDTGLLFSQSSETGKKLLSQADFTESRKSLFGDTDVLEVIQNKSEPESYEVGGRQYEVVYRPVFRNPSTAERSRSMAEEIVENPKDWAKYLEEDRKISAEIAEISQRLKTRMSELRKDGKAKPSSDKEFKNLALAYRQMLKKRDTKLEQLQPYQSAFEKNEKKWNDDHKSLKDKIASISKEILEWEKMLKFPPKEGENKTSPEEIQEKIRVLESQEEEYKDSLIRLESTKGDWGNSYEHKAEDAFFGLREAALEDFTFIPFKTGPAGIRRYYKDENERKSVRIKWRLLREWILSGNSETELPKTPRGIAWDSGILVRSRSEAEEVMWALDSTPLVASGEEEGKGLVYDLLRKDLLGYNIILIDRTEGVRQMKSNREEMIRYTGIIGTIAILLAYGLAWFVVRRIRVISKNAETIGEGNLNVEFPPAGYDEIGILSESLNDMVHGLKEREEMKGELLAAEEIQKRLLPEKLPSSLNDYVEFGAFYKAMTGVGGDYYDFIELGGGKIAICIGDVSNHGVGPAIVMALFRAQIQAILRKGERDLKKILLEANAYQYEDTPDHIFITFFLAIFDSNTSRLEYISAGHVKPLFYDASDGKIKELPAGGLPIGMDENSFFETTIERRVLTLDSGDIFFEYTDGLDEARSPNSEMYTRERLAKLLHANGEKRPEELIKTIVTDVEAHTQQDLSATGFSNLSDDIAMIAIRKR is encoded by the coding sequence ATGATTAAAAACAAATTCCTAAGAGCGGTTCTTCCCGGTATTCGGGCAAAACTTTCTTTTTTCACGGCCGCATTGGTCATCTCCATATTAGGTTTTACTTCTATAATCCATTATTCCCAGCAGACAAAGGCATTAGAAGAGAAGCTTGAGTCCGAATTAAAGGCTCCATTGGAATACGTGAACTCGGTCGTTTTGGATCTTGAAAACCTGAGTAGAAGTATGATCTTAATCGAGGAATTCAAGGTTAGGGTAAAAGAGAAAAAAAAGCAGCTCAGTAAGTTCAAAAGGACAGTTGTCCAGAAAGAAGGCGGGCTTTTCGGAGCATTAAAAGCATTCGGTCAATCCATCGGTCTGAACGTTAAAAGAGGAAATGTTTATAAATCTGTAGATACTTATTTTACAAGATATCTTTCCGAAAAAGAGATCCAAGAATTCGAATCTAAGGTGCGTAACGAATTAAGAAAAGAGAATGGAGCTCCGATCGACGGCCCGGTTTACGAAAAGATCAGAGCTATAGCGGAAAAAACGGCGCTTGCTCGTATCAGCGCGGAAACCTCTAAGACTAGAATAGAAGAAATTACGGAAGAAGTTAAATTTTTAGATACGGAGTTAGCTAAGGCAGATCTGGATCCAAAGAAGAAAAAAACTTATCTGGCTGATAAGGACAAATTGGAGAAGGAACGAAAGGCTGCAGAAAAAGCGATCCCAGACGGAGAGAAAAAGGCCGCATCAGGGGAAACTGCATTAACAAAGGCTCTCCAGAATTTTTTCAGAGGATCTTTTAAGGACCGAATTTCCTCTTTGGGACTTCTTCCGGATAAAATTAGAATTTTAGCATATGATAGTGCCGGGAAAGAGACCTTAGATACGGGTTTACTTTTTTCCCAAAGTTCGGAGACGGGAAAAAAATTACTCTCCCAAGCCGATTTTACGGAAAGTCGTAAAAGTCTTTTTGGAGATACGGATGTTTTGGAAGTTATCCAAAACAAATCTGAACCCGAAAGTTACGAAGTAGGCGGAAGGCAATACGAAGTAGTTTATCGTCCCGTTTTTAGAAATCCAAGCACCGCGGAAAGATCCAGATCTATGGCAGAAGAGATTGTGGAGAATCCCAAAGATTGGGCAAAGTATTTGGAAGAAGATCGAAAAATTTCCGCGGAGATTGCGGAAATCTCCCAAAGATTGAAAACCAGAATGTCGGAACTCCGTAAGGACGGAAAGGCCAAACCTTCTTCCGATAAGGAATTTAAAAATCTGGCTCTTGCTTATAGGCAGATGCTCAAAAAAAGAGACACTAAGTTAGAGCAACTTCAGCCTTATCAGTCGGCATTTGAGAAGAACGAGAAAAAATGGAATGATGATCATAAATCTTTAAAGGATAAGATCGCAAGTATATCCAAAGAAATTTTGGAATGGGAGAAGATGCTAAAATTCCCTCCTAAAGAAGGAGAGAATAAAACTTCTCCGGAAGAGATCCAAGAGAAGATCCGGGTTTTGGAATCTCAGGAAGAGGAATATAAGGATTCTTTAATTCGTTTGGAATCTACTAAAGGCGACTGGGGGAATTCCTACGAGCATAAAGCAGAGGATGCATTTTTCGGCTTGAGAGAAGCCGCGCTCGAAGATTTTACTTTTATTCCTTTCAAAACCGGCCCTGCAGGTATCAGAAGATATTATAAGGATGAAAATGAAAGAAAGTCGGTTCGGATCAAGTGGAGACTTTTGAGGGAATGGATACTTTCCGGAAATTCTGAAACGGAACTTCCTAAAACTCCGAGGGGAATCGCTTGGGACTCGGGAATTCTGGTCCGAAGCAGAAGTGAGGCGGAAGAAGTAATGTGGGCCTTGGATTCTACTCCTCTTGTAGCCTCCGGGGAAGAAGAGGGGAAGGGATTGGTTTATGACCTTCTTCGCAAAGACTTATTAGGGTATAATATTATTCTAATAGATAGGACTGAAGGCGTCCGCCAAATGAAGTCGAACCGAGAGGAGATGATCCGGTATACTGGTATCATAGGAACAATCGCAATTCTTTTAGCTTATGGTCTGGCTTGGTTTGTAGTTCGCAGGATCAGAGTTATCAGTAAAAATGCCGAAACGATTGGGGAAGGTAATCTGAATGTGGAATTCCCTCCTGCAGGTTATGACGAGATAGGTATCTTAAGTGAATCTTTAAACGATATGGTTCACGGATTAAAAGAAAGAGAAGAAATGAAAGGAGAACTTCTGGCAGCGGAAGAGATCCAGAAACGTCTTCTTCCGGAAAAACTTCCTTCTAGTTTAAATGATTACGTTGAGTTCGGCGCATTTTATAAGGCGATGACCGGAGTAGGCGGGGACTATTACGATTTTATTGAATTGGGAGGAGGAAAGATCGCGATCTGTATCGGTGATGTTTCCAATCACGGTGTGGGTCCTGCGATTGTGATGGCACTTTTTAGGGCTCAGATCCAAGCAATTCTTAGAAAAGGAGAAAGAGATCTGAAAAAGATCTTACTCGAGGCGAATGCTTATCAGTATGAGGATACTCCGGATCATATTTTTATCACATTCTTCTTGGCGATCTTCGACTCGAATACTTCCAGATTGGAATATATTTCCGCGGGTCATGTTAAACCTTTATTCTACGATGCTTCCGATGGAAAGATAAAAGAACTTCCTGCCGGAGGTTTACCTATCGGTATGGATGAAAATTCTTTCTTTGAAACTACGATAGAAAGAAGGGTATTAACCTTGGATTCAGGAGATATTTTCTTCGAATATACGGATGGTTTGGACGAAGCAAGAAGTCCTAACTCGGAAATGTATACTAGGGAAAGGCTTGCAAAACTTTTGCATGCAAATGGAGAAAAACGTCCGGAAGAATTGATCAAGACAATCGTTACGGATGTGGAAGCCCATACTCAGCAAGATCTAAGTGCAACAGGGTTTTCTAATCTTTCCGATGATATCGCTATGATTGCGATCCGGAAGAGATAA